In one Macaca fascicularis isolate 582-1 chromosome 6, T2T-MFA8v1.1 genomic region, the following are encoded:
- the LOC102140273 gene encoding chondroitin sulfate proteoglycan 4 → MHRYVQKFIPEEGSLGADEKSPLTFTQPDVEDGNILYVQTTPNQEQDCFSLNVMNGFQVVSGVEILVDITPKWILLQVQNFTVQEGGSRALLEDYLKIPSKYFEGLDCEFVLLEPPKYSDVKSSNFPRGKLMNFIGKQVENELIYYVHDDSEKLHDNSPSLQIAQSLENSLPQTLFVTVESVNDDAPVVTANNILQNLCMNP, encoded by the exons ATGCATCGATACGTCCAAAAATTTATACCAGAAGAAGGCAGCTTGGGTGCAGATGAAAAGTCCCCTTTGACTTTTACACAACCGGATGTGGAGGATGGCAATATCCTTtatgtgcagacaacccccaacCAAGAACAGGACTGCTTTTCCCTGAATGTGATGAATGGTTTCCAAGTTGTGAGCGGAGTCGAAATCTTGGTCGATATCACGCCTAAGTGGATTCTTCTGCAGGTGCAGAATTTCACAGTTCAAGAAGGTGGCTCCAGAGCACTTCTAGAAGACTACCTCAAAATTCCAAGCAAATATTTTGAGGGACTTGACTGTGAATTTGTTCTGCTTGAACCACCAAAATACAGTGATGTCAAAAGTTCTAATTTTCCAAGAGGAAAGCTAATGAACTTTATCGGGAAACAG GTGGAAAATGAATTGATTTACTATGTTCATGATGACAGCGAGAAGCTTCATGACAATTCACCATCTTTGCAAATAGCTCAGAGCTTGGAAAACAGTCTTCCCCAAACTCTTTTTGTGACTGTTGAATCTGTAAATGATGACGCTCCGGTGGTAACAGCCAATAACATCCTTCAG AACCTGTGCATGAATCCATAA